The Dunckerocampus dactyliophorus isolate RoL2022-P2 chromosome 1, RoL_Ddac_1.1, whole genome shotgun sequence genome has a segment encoding these proteins:
- the kiaa2013 gene encoding uncharacterized protein KIAA2013 homolog, protein MWLQQRLKGLPGLLSSSWARRLLIGLLVFFIFYWYLGAERSWRFFRGSGMPGGAVGLCLQAEIHRWKYLVERGEGLYSTSQEQLDTPFVSGNGHILIDTDSNKLWVASSSQPGSAPVHQTEFSPLVGVHPQGKQTEARATMMWFRKGSVLSVRCVSPAAAQSARGCVTIREEFIAHRSRHNVYLQRIHINNPSDKTATFEIASKPMDFGSKFSTSLDKVEDKDIVFSSGRVPLEKNRMVLVVVVTKKLNSRIQVFPNTEYTDNIVSVVRTSEPIEPSKLEETFVSLRDGAKKELGELLKATVDDLVIDHQQAWMDLFISGVEMRKITDSHTPSSRTVNATLYYILASSTAPLLERRLSSEDRARLESSLNYADHCFSGHATMHAENLWPERVSSTAQILQLVTLWTLTLQKRGCKVLVAAGAHGAMQGMVLSFGGLQFTENHLQFQADPDVLHNSYALRGIHYNQDLISLAVLLDVEGKPFLHVSVKPQEKPVKLYACEAGCLNEPVELTSEVKGHTFPVMVTQPITPLLYISTDLRHLQDLRHTLHLKAILAHEEHMANRYPGLPFLFWFSVASLITLFHLFLFKLIYNEYCGPGAKPLFRSKV, encoded by the exons ATGTGGCTACAGCAACGACTGAAGGGGCTACCTGGCTTGTTATCTAGCAGTTGGGCTAGGCGACTTCTCATCGGACTGCTCGTCTTCTTCATTTTCTACTGGTACCTTGGAGCGGAGCGCAGTTGGAGGTTCTTTCGTGGCTCGGGCATGCCCGGCGGGGCGGTTGGACTGTGTCTTCAGGCGGAAATCCACAGGTGGAAGTATCTTGTGGAACGTGGAGAGGGTTTATACAGCACATCTCAGGAACAACTTGACACACCCTTTGTATCAGGTAACGGCCATATTCTTATTGACACTGACTCTAACAAACTCTGGGTCGCGTCATCTTCACAGCCCGGTTCAGCTCCGGTCCATCAGACAGAATTTTCCCCATTAGTTGGTGTTCACCCCCAGGGGAAGCAGACGGAAGCACGGGCTACCATGATGTGGTTCCGGAAAGGATCTGTGTTGTCAGTCCGCTGTGTCTCACCTGCGGCGGCGCAGTCAGCCCGGGGCTGTGTCACCATCAGAGAGGAGTTTATCGCCCACAGGAGTCGACACAACGTCTATCTTCAGAGAATCCACATTAACAACCCTTCTGACAAGACAGCTACCTTTGAGATCGCCTCCAAACCCATGGACTTcggcagcaagttctccaccaGCTTAGACAAAGTGGAGGACAAAGACATAGTCTTCTCTTCGGGGAGAGTGCCTTTAGAGAAGAACCGGATGGTGCTGGTGGTTGTGGTCACCAAGAAGCTCAACAGCAGAATCCAGGTTTTTCCCAACACTGAGTACACAGACAATATTGTGTCTGTGGTGAGGACTTCAGAGCCTATCGAGCCCTCAAAGCTGGAGGAGACCTTTGTGAGCCTCCGCGATGGAGCCAAAAAAGAGCTGGGAGAGCTGCTGAAGGCTACTGTGGATGATCTGGTCATAGATCACCAACAAGCCTGGATGGACCTCTTCATTTCAG GTGTGGAAATGAGGAAGATCACCGACTCGCACACGCCATCGAGCCGCACGGTAAATGCCACTCTCTACTACATCCTGGCGTCCTCAACGGCTCCCTTGTTGGAGCGGAGGCTAAGCAGTGAGGATCGCGCCCGTCTGGAATCCAGCCTCAACTATGCTGACCACTGCTTCAGCGGCCACGCCACCATGCACGCCGAGAACCTGTGGCCCGAGAGGGTGAGCAGCACTGCTCAGATCCTGCAACTGGTCACGCTTTGGACTCTGACTTTGCAGAAGAGAGGCTGCAAGGTGCTGGTGGCAGCCGGGGCGCACGGAGCCATGCAGGGCATGGTGCTCAGCTTTGGGGGACTTCAGTTCACTGAAAACCACCTCCAGTTCCAGGCTGATCCAGATGTGCTGCACAACAGCTATGCCCTGAGGGGGATCCATTACAACCAGGACCTCATCAGCCTGGCTGTTCTGTTGGATGTGGAGGGCAAGCCTTTCCTTCACGTGTCCGTCAAGCCGCAGGAGAAGCCCGTCAAGCTGTACGCCTGCGAGGCGGGTTGCCTCAACGAGCCTGTAGAGCTGACGTCAGAAGTGAAAGGTCACACATTCCCCGTTATGGTGACCCAGCCCATCACCCCGCTGCTCTACATCTCCACGGACCTGCGCCACCTGCAGGACCTGCGCCACACGTTGCACCTCAAGGCCATCCTGGCCCACGAGGAGCACATGGCCAACAGGTACCCGGGTCTGCCCTTCCTCTTCTGGTTCAGTGTAGCCTCGCTCATCACGCTCTTTCACCTTTTCCTCTTCAAGCTCATTTACAATGAGTACTGTGGTCCTGGCGCCAAGCCTCTCTTCAGGAGCAAGGTATGA